From the genome of Cytophagia bacterium CHB2:
CCGATTTGGCTCTGGGAGCAGCGGGTTGCTCCATCACCATCGCGCTGGGCGCATTCTTGACCATCACGCCGCCGTTGCCGGCCGGACTGGGTTTGGGAGCCGGGCGGGGCGCGCCCTTGCGCGGAAGGCTGCTGTTGCGGTCGAAATCATGCACCGCTTCTTCGATGGTGTCAAAGGCTTTGAGAATATAATGAAATTCCAACAGCTCGAAAACTTCGTAGACGTCCGGAATCATGCGCACGAGTTTCAAGTCGCCGCCGCGTTCACGAATGCCCTTGATTTCGCTGATGAAAATTCCCCAGCCCGCGCTGCTGATATAATCGACGTTGCCGAGATCAATGATGATGTCATTCATGCCGGCTTTGAGCAAGCCCTCGAGTGCGTGCTCAAGCTCGGCCGACGTGGTGGTATCAATATAACCGCCGACTTTGATCACGGCGATGTTACTATTCACACCGGCTTTTTCCACGGACACCTGAATACCTTCCATGGTTCACTCCTAAGGCATACTCTATTTTTGAACCGTTGCGCAATATACAAGAATACGAATCAAAGTCAACAGAGAATTAACTCCTCAACGGCTGCCGCCGCGCGCAGGGCGGGCCGCCATACCAGAAGTTGCCAACTAAGCCGACGCGCGTTTCATCATCATGCGCGCGGCCAACTCGATTTTGCGGCGAATGTCGTCGCGGCTGGGATCGATCTCGAGCACGCGTTGCCACTCCTTCATCGCGTCCATGTATTCACCGCGATTCGCAAAAATCACTCCCATGTTTTCATACGCCGTGGTATCCGACGGATCCAGCTCCTTCACACGCGCATACGCATGGCTGGCGTCGTCATACATGCGATTACGAAAATAAGCATTTCCCAAAATGCTGTGCGCTTCTTTGAAATTCGGATAGCGCGCAATCGTTTGCCGGAATTCGGCAATCGCATCGTCAAACTGGCCGCGCTTGTAGTAACGCAGCCCGGCAATCAATAATTTTTCCCGCTCGTCGTCGCCCGGCTCACCGTTCTTGGCGGCGTGTTCGCGCCCTCTCGGCGTTGCAGACTGGGCGGCATGTTCTTCCGGCGCATGCGCCGAAGGCGCAGCCGCATGAGACGAGGTTTCCTCTACGGCTTGCTGACTCGGCTGCGTCCCGCTGTCCGGCGCTTCCTCGTCATAAAACTCCTGCCGCGCATAGTGTTCCTCTGGCGGAGTCGCCGCGTTTTCCGCATAACTCTGCTCGAGCAGCTCATCAACTTCGACGTACGGTACGACATGCGAATCGGTGGTGGTTTTGCCGGCCCCGGCCTCCGCAGCGGCTTTGGCAGGAACCGCATCGTTTAGCCCTCCATTGGGCGGGAGGCTTTCCAGATCCACCGCGCGGCTGTTCTCGAATCCAAAAGATGA
Proteins encoded in this window:
- a CDS encoding STAS domain-containing protein encodes the protein MEGIQVSVEKAGVNSNIAVIKVGGYIDTTTSAELEHALEGLLKAGMNDIIIDLGNVDYISSAGWGIFISEIKGIRERGGDLKLVRMIPDVYEVFELLEFHYILKAFDTIEEAVHDFDRNSSLPRKGAPRPAPKPSPAGNGGVMVKNAPSAMVMEQPAAPRAKSANSIDDFIREIITEQPDAGTFKIKQLLATPRFGMHRLSWFDVRRRLKEIGLDSKQKRVAFLKQKVG